The Streptomyces sp. V4I8 genome includes the window ACTCCGCCCAGACGTTCATCAAGAACTACAAGGCCGCGGGCTACGAGGACGACTACGAGGCCTACGGCGGCCTCACCTACGACGCCACCTGGGCCATCATCGAGGCCGTCAAGCTGGCGGTCGAGGGCAACGACGGCAAGCTCCCGTCCGACGGCCGCAAGGCGGTCCTGGACGCCATGGCCAAGGTCAAGTTCGACGGCGTCACCGGCACCGTCTCCTTCGACGAGTTCGGTGACACCACGAACCACACGATGACCGCGTACAAGATCAAGGACAACGCCTGGGTGCCCGAGTTCAGCGGCGAACCCAAGCTCGGCTGACGAAGGACGAGTCAGAGAACCTTCCCACTCACACATTGATCCAGGCCGCGCGGGAAGCGCCCACCAGCGCTCCCGCGCGGCGCCATATCCGAACCACTCCACGGAGGCCCTGCGGTGAACGAACTGCCGCAACAGCTGGCCAATGGACTCATCCTCGGCGCGATGTACGGACTCATCGCGATCGGCTACACGATGGTCTACGGCATCGTCCAGCTCATCAACTTCGCCCACGGCGAGATATTCATGGTCGGGGGCTTCGGGGCTCTCACCGTCTGGTTGGTACTTCCCGAAGGCTTCGGCCTCGCCGCCGCCGTCCCGCTCATGATCATCGGCGGCGTCCTCGTATCGGTCGCCGTCGGCACGGCGGCGGAACGCTTCGCCTACCGGCCCCTGCGCACAGCACCACGGCTGGCCCCCCTCATCACCGCCATCGGTCTGTCCATCGTCCTCCAGCAGGCCGTGTGGATGTGGTACCCGGACGCGAAGAAGGACCACCCCTTCCCGCAGTTCCACGGCGGACCCATCGAAATCCTCGGCGCCAACATCCAGCGCGGAGACCTCTTCGTACTGATCGCCGCCCCGCTGTGCATGGTCGCCCTCGGCCTGTTCGTCACCAAGACGCGCTCCGGCCGCGGCATGCAGGCCACCGCCCAGGACCCCGACACCGCCAAGCTGATGGGCATCAACACCGACCGCATCATCGTCATGGCCTTCGCCATCGGTGCCGCGTTCGCCGCCATCGCCGCGGTCGCCTACGGCCTGAAGAACGGTCAGGTCGGCTTCCGCATGGGCTTCCTGATGGGCCTGAAGGCCTTCACCGCCGCCGTACTCGGCGGCATCGGCAACATCTACGGCGCCATGCTCGGCGGCATCGTGCTCGGCGTGGCCGAGTCCCTCGCCACCGGCTACATCGGTGAGATCCCCGGCATGGACCTCTTCGGCGGCGGCGCCTGGAAGGACGTATGGGCGTTCGCACTGCTCATCCTCGTCCTCCTGTTCAGGCCACAGGGCCTGCTCGGCGAACGCGTCGCGGATCGGGCGTGATACCCATGACCACCGACATCCCCATGGACAAGAGCACCGACACCACCAAGGTGTCCACCGCGCAGGCCACCCCGATCATCCCGCTGCCGCAAGCCGCGGCACGCGGACTGACGGTCGCCGGCTCCGCCTTCGCCCTCATAGGCACCTTCCTCGCCTGGACCTGGACCGATGAGTTCCCGGGCAACCTGACGGTCACCGGCTACCCCGGCGGCCTCCAGGTCCTCACCCTCGTCGGCTCCGTGCTGACCCTGCTGTTCGCCCTCTCCGGCTACGGCATCCGCGGCCTCGGCTGGCTCACCCCCGGCGGCAAGAACAGCCCCGTCCTGCTCGCCGCCCTCGGCGTGTTCGGCACCACCGGCTACGCCATGGGCGCGATCAGCCAGGAACTCGGCGGCCTGGTCAACCTGGAGCCCGGCGCCTGGGTCTCCGGCATCGGCGCGCTCGTCGCCGTGCTCGGCGCCCTCGGCCTCCCCGTCGACCAGCCCTACGGCGCGGGCGAACCGACCCCGAACCTCTGGGGCCGGATCCGTCACTCGCTCACCGCCCCCGACCCCGGCCGGGCCAAGGAGCTGCCCTCCTGGGCCGAGATCCTGATCATCGCCGCGGGCTTCGGCACCGGCCTGTACGTCTTCTCGTACGGCATCGGCACCGAGTACTCCGAGCTGTTCATCGGCTTCCTGATCGTCGCCGCGTTCGGCTTCACCGCCGTCACCCGCGCCGGTCTCCTGAAGAGGCTGTCGGCACTGACCGCCAAGCACCGCAACGTCACCCTCACAGCGGCGTTCGTGGCGGCGATCTGCTTCCCCTTCACCCAGACCAACGACCAGTTCGCCCTCATCGGCGCGAACATCCTGATCTTCGCCACGGTCGCCCTGGGCCTCAACGTCGTCGTCGGCCTCGCCGGCCTGCTCGACCTCGGATACGTCGCCTTCCTCGGCGTCGGCGCCTACGCCGCCGCCCTGGTCTCCGGCTCCCCCGCGTCGACCATCGGGGTGGAATTCCCCTTCTGGGCCGCCGTTCTCACCGGCGCCGCCGCCTCGCTGATCTTCGGCGTCGTGATCGGTGCCCCGACCCTGCGACTGCGCGGCGACTACCTCGCCATCGTGACGCTCGGCTTCGGTGAGATCTTCCGCATCACCATGAACAACCTGAACGGCAACAGCGGTCCGGACGTCACCAACGGCTCCAACGGCATCCCCCAGATCCCCGACCTGGAGATCTTCGGGTTCAACCTCGGAGTCCCGCACGACGTCCTCGGCCACGAGCTGACCCGCTCGGCCAACTACTACCTGCTGATGCTGCTGTTCACGGCGATCGTCGTGATGGTCTTCCGCCGCTCGGCGGAGTCCCGCATCGGCCGCGCCTGGGTCGCCATCCGCGAGGACGAGACCGCCGCGACCGCGATGGGCATCAACGGCTTCCGCCTGAAGCTCCTCGCCTTCGCGCTCGGCGCCTCCCTCGCCGGTCTCGCCGGCACCGTCCAGGCACACGTGTCGTACAGCGTCACCCCCGAGCAGTACCAGTTCGCCGGCTCCGTACCGCCGAACTCGGCCTTCCTGCTCGCCGCCGTCATCCTCGGCGGCATGGGCACCATCAGCGGTCCGCTGATCGGCGCCGCGCTGCTCTACCTGATCCCGGCCAAGCTCCAGTTCATGGCGGAGTACCAGCTGCTCCTCTTCGGCGTCGCGCTGATGCTGCTGATGCGCTTCCGCCCCGAGGGCCTGGTCGCCGACCGCAGGAAGCAGCTCGAATTCCACGAGACCGGACAGCTCGACGTACCGGAGGACAAGTCGCTGCCCGACGGCGCGACCGGCGTCGCCAAGGCAGGGGCGTGACGGCCATGACCACCACCACGACCGCACCCACCAGCACGACGGTGCTCGACGCCAGCGGCGTCACCATGCGCTTCGGCGGCCTGACCGCCGTACGCGACGTGGACCTCACCGTCAACAGCGGCGAGATCGTCGGCCTCATCGGCCCCAACGGCGCCGGCAAGACGACCTTCTTCAACTGCCTCACCGGCCTGTACGTGCCGACCGAGGGCAAGGTCGCCTACAAGGGCACCGTCCTGCCGCCCAAGCCGCACCTGGTCACCCAGGCCGGCATCGCCCGTACGTTCCAGAACATCCGGCTCTTCGCCAACATGACCGTTCTGGAGAACGTACTGGTCGGCCGGCACACCCGCACCAAGGAAGGCCTCTGGTCGGCCCTCCTGCGCCTGCCCGGCTTCAAGAAGGCCGAGGAGGCGTCCCGCGCCCGGGCCATGGAACTCCTCGAGTTCACCGGCCTGGCCGCCAAGGCCGACCACCTGGCCCGCAACCTGCCCTACGGCGAACAGCGCAAGCTGGAAATCGCCCGGGCACTGGCGAGCGAGCCCGGCCTGCTCCTCCTCGACGAGCCGACCGCCGGCATGAACCCGCAGGAGACCCGCGCGGCCGAGGAGCTGATCTTCGCCATCCGGGACCAGGGCATCGCCGTCCTCGTCATCGAGCACGACATCCGGTTCATCATGAACCTCTGCGACCGGGTCGCCGTGCTCGTCCAGGGCGAGAAGATCGTCGAGGGCCCCGCCGAGGTCGTCCAGGCCGACGAGCGCGTCATCGCCGCCTACCTGGGCACACCCTTCGAGGGTGCGCCGGGCGCGGCGGAGGCCGCCGAAGTCGAGGCTGCGGAGGCCGACGCGCAGAGCACCACGGAAGGGGACGACAAGTGACCGCACTGCTCGAGGTCGAGGACCTCAGGGTCGCTTACGGCAAGATCGAGGCCGTCAAGGGCATCTCGTTCAAGGTGAACGCGGGCGAGGTCGTCACCCTCATCGGCACCAACGGCGCCGGCAAGACCACCACCCTGCGCACCCTGTCCGGTCTCCTCCAGCCGGTGTCCGGCGACATCAGGTTCGACGGCAAGTCGCTGAAGAAGATCCCCGCCCACAAGGTCGTCTCGCTGGGGCTCGCCCACTCCCCCGAGGGGCGGCACATCTTCCCCCGCATGACGATCGAGGACAACCTCCGCCTCGGCGCGTTCCTGCGCAACGACAAGGAGGCCATCGAGAAGGACATCCAGCGCGCCTACGACCTCTTCCCCATCCTCGGGGAGCGCAGGAAGCAGGCCGCCGGCACCCTCTCCGGCGGTGAGCAGCAGATGCTCGCCATGGGACGGGCGCTGATGTCCCGCCCGAAGCTGCTCATGCTCGACGAGCCCAGCATGGGCCTCTCCCCGATCATGATGCAGAAGATCATGGCGACCATCCAGGAGCTCAAGTCCCAGGGCACCACCATCCTGCTCATCGAGCAGAACGCCCAGGCCGCGCTCTCCCTGGCCGACCACGGCCATGTCATGGAAGTCGGCAAGATCGTCCTCTCCGGAACCGGACAGGACCTCCTGCACGACGAGTCCGTACGGAAGGCGTACCTGGGCGAGGACTGATCACCACGAGGTGATCGCCCATACAGCGAGGCCCGCGTCCCCCGAACAGGGGGCGCGGGCCTCACTCATACGTTCACGCGCCCGGCGTCAGCCCTTGGCGGCCTTCTTCTCGTCGGCATCCTGGATCACGGCCTCGGCGACCTGCTGCATCGACATCCGGCGATCCATGGACGTCTTCTGGATCCAACGGAACGCGGCCGGCTCGGTCAGCCCGTACTCGGTCTGCAGGATGGACTTCGCCCGGTCCACCAGCTTCCGCGTCTCCAGACGCAGGGTGAGGTCGGCGACCTCCTTCTCCAGCTCCTTCAGCTCCGTGAAGCGGGAGACGGCCATCTCGATCGCCGGCACGACATCGCTCTTGCTGAACGGCTTGACCAGGTACGCCATGGCACCGGCGTCCCGAGCCCGCTCGACGAGGTCACGCTGCGAGAACGCGGTCAGCATCAACACCGGCGCGATGCTCTCCTCGGCGATCTTCTCCGCCGCGGAAATACCGTCCAGCTTCGGCATCTTCACATCGAGGATGACGAGGTCCGGCCGGTGCTCGCGGGCCAGCTCGACGGCCTGCTGACCGTCTCCGGCCTCACCGACGACGGTGTACCCCTCTTCTTCGAGCATCTCTTTGAGATCGAGCCGGATCAATGCCTCGTCCTCGGCGATGACGACACGGGTCGTCAGCGGAGGCACGTGCGACTTGTCGTCGTCGGGCGCGTCTACGGGCTGGGGCGACTCGGGGGCGGTCACGGGGGCTCCTCGTTCAGGGGCAGGGGTGCTGCTGACAAGAGCCTACCTAGCTGCGGTAAGGTGGGGGCACGGCGGGTAACCACCAACCTTCGTATTGAAGGGGCCCCGGTAGCCCAGCGGAAGAGGCAATGGATTCAAAACCCATACAGCGTCGGTTCGAATCCGACTCGGGGCACTTTTCCTTGGTTTCCAAGGTCACCACTAAAAGCGGATGTCCACGTTCTCGTGAACATCCGCTTTTTGCTGCATGTCGCCACGATCACTCTCACAGAGTGTGCACATGTACGACGTCAGCACACGTAAGCGAGCACTGGCCCTTGTGGGGCAGGGGCGCAGCCTGAACTCCGTCAGCAAGGAAACAGGCATATCCCGGGCCGCGATTCGCGCCTGGCGAACGCGGATCAAACCGCTGCCGCGCATGCAGGTGGCCCCGTGCGTCCGATGCCGACCCACGCCGGAACAGCCAGAAGACGCGGGCGCCTACTCCTACCTTCTCGGCCTCTACCTCGGCGACGGCTGTATCAGTGCCTGCGCCGATCGACGCACAGGGCACTTCCTCCGCATCGCGTGTGCTGACGCATGGCCCGGTCTGATCGACGCATGCGAAGCCGCCATGCGCTCCGTGAACCCCGGAAAAAGTGCGTACCGAGTCCAAGCGCAGGGATACGTCTCCGTGGTCGGATACAGCTCGCACTGGCCCTGCCTCTTCCCCCAACACGGCCCCGGCAAGAAGCACGAACGCTCAATCACCCTCGCACCCTGGCAACAGGAGATCGTCGACGCCCACCCGTGGGAGTTCATCCGCGGCCTCATCCACTCCGACGGCTGCCGTATCACCAACTGGACGACCCGCCTGGTCGCCGGTGAGCGCAAGCGCTACGAATATCCCCGGTACTTCTTCACCAACCTGTCGAGCGACATCATCCGCCTCTTCACCAAGGCACTGGACCACGTGGGCGTCGAATGGCGACAGGCGAACGCCCGCAACATCTCCGTCGCCCGCAGAGCCTCCGTAGCCCTCATGGACGAACACGTGGGCCCCAAGCACTGACCCGAGCGAAAGGGCCCCTCCTAAGAGGGGCCCTCCGCCAACTACCTGGGACTGTCGTCCTCCCCGATGTGATGCACCCGCACCAGGTTCGTCGAACCCGACACCCCGGGAGGCGAGCCCGCCGTGATGACCACTGTGTCGCCCTTCTTGCAACGGCCGTACTTCAACAGCAGCTCATCGACCTGCTCGACCATCGCGTCCGTCGAGTCCACGTGCGGGCCGAGGAACGTCTCCACACCCCACGTCAGACTCAGCTGCGAGCGTGTCGCAGGCTCCGGTGTGAACGCCAGCAGTGGGATCGGTGAGCGGTAGCGGGAGAGGCGGCGGACGGTGTCGCCCGACTGGGTGAAGGCGACCAGGAAGCGGGCGCCGAGGAAGTCGCCGATCTCGGCCGCGGCGCGGGCCACGGCGCCGGCCTGGGTGCGGGGCTTGTTCCGCTCGGTCAGTGGCGGCAAGCCCTTCGCGAGGATGTCCTCCTCGGCCGCCTCGACGATCTTCGCCATCGTCCGGACCGTCTCGACGGGGTACTTGCCGACGCTGGTCTCGCCGGACAGCATCACCGCGTCCGTGCCGTCGATCACCGCGTTCGCGACATCGCTCGCCTCCGCCCTCGTCGGGCGGGAGTTGTCGATCATCGAGTCGAGCATCTGGGTGGCGACGATGACCGGCTTGGCGTTGCGCTTGGCCAGCTTGATGGCGCGCTTCTGGACGATCGGGACCTGCTCCAGCGGCATCTCGACGCCCAGGTCGCCGCGGGCGACCATGATGCCGTCGAAGGCGGCCACGATGTCGTCGATCGCGTCGACCGCCTGGGGCTTCTCCACCTTGGCGATGACGGGAAGCCTACGGCCCTCCTCGTCCATGATCCTGTGCACGTCCTCGATGTCCCGGCCGGAGCGGACGAAGGACAGGGCGATGACGTCGAAGCCGGTGCGCAGGGCCCAGCGCAGGTCGGCCTCGTCCTTCTCCGAGAGGGCGGGCACCGATACCGCGACGCCGGGGAGGTTCAGGCCCTTGTTGTCGGAGACCATGCCGCCCTCGACCACTGTCGTGTGGACGCGCGGACCGTCGACGGAGGTGACCTCCAGGCAGACCTTGCCGTCGTCGACGAGGATGCGTTCGCCGGGGGTGACGTCGCCGGCGAGGCCGGAGTAGGTGGTGCCGCACTGCTGGCGGTCGCCCTCCGCGCCCTCTTCGACGGTGATGGTGAAGGTGTCTCCGCGTTCAAGGAGTACGGGTCCTTCGGTGAAGCGGCCGAGGCGGATCTTCGGTCCTTGAAGGTCGGCGAGGACGCCGACGCTGCGGCCGGTCTCGTCGGAGGCCTTCCGCACGCGCTCGTAGCGCTCCTCGTGGTCGGCGTAACCGCCGTGGCTGAGGTTGAATCGGGCGACGTCCATTCCGGCGTCGACCAGTGCCTTTATCTGGTCGTACGAGTCGGTGGCGGGGCCCAGGGTGCAGACGATTTTCGCTCGGCGCATGTTTCGACTCTATGACTTACCGGCGGGTAGTGGTTTGGTCGCGCATGAGGACTCAACAACCTTTGCGTGAAGGGCTATTGACAAGTGTTGAATTGTGCGGCGGGGCGCTCCCATGAGCGTTCGAAGTGCCCCGCCGTATTGCGTCCGTATACCGTCCGCATCCGTCCTCGTTCGCTCGCGAACGAGGACGGATGCGAAATCCCGGCATTCACAGGCGCGGCGGCGCCATCGTAAAGCGGGCGTTGACCTGGGCGTGGACGCGCTGCCGCTGGGGTTCGAGGTCGAGGGGTGCCGCGGCGGATTCCTCCGTGGCGTCGTAGGCCATGGAGCGCATACGGCTGCCGGGGGCCTGCGGGTAGGGCGGCGGGGCGTTCTCCGCGCCGATGTCGGCGAGTTCCACCAGTGCGGCCAGGGAGGTCCCCAGCGCCTCCGCGTACTCCCGCGCGCGCTGCACGGCCTCCCGTACCGCCTGCTGCCGTGCCTCCCGGTGGGCGGGTGAGTCGGGGCGCAGGGCCCACCAGGGGCCGTCCACCCGGGTGAGGTCCAAGTCGGCCAGACGGGTGGTGAGTTCACCGAGGGCGGTGAAGTCGGTGAGGACGGCGGTGATGTGGACGCGGCCGTGGTAGGCGTGGATGCGTTCACCGCGGCCCTTCTCCTTCAGTTCGGGGCTGATGGAGAAGGCGCCGGTCTCCAGTCGTTCGACCGCGTCGCCGTAGGTCTTGATGAGGTCGAGGACGCCGGTGTTGCGGCGGGTGAGGTCGTCCAGGGCGGCGCGGCGGTCCTTGCCGCGGGCAGCCACGGTGATGCCGATGCGGGCGATCTCGGGGTCGACTTCGAGGCGGGCCTCACCGCGGACGGCGATGCGCGGGGCGTCGGGGGTGCCGTAGGGGACGGCGGGATGAAGTTCCTCTGAAGGGGCGGTCATACGTCCCACTCTGTCATCGCTTGCTGGGTTACGGCCCCCGTGGGTCATCAGATCGAAACCTGCGGGGTCTGTTGCTGCTCGGCATGACCAGGTCAGAATCTACGCGCGTTGTTGACCAATTCGCCCGGGAGAAACACTCATGCCGTTGAACCGCCGGAAGTTCCTGACCAAGTCCGCCGTGACCGGAGCGGGGGTGGCGATGGCCGGTGCGGTGACCGCCCCGGCGGCACAGGCCGCGGAGACGGCCAAGGGCTCCCGGCCGAAGAAGCGGTACGCGCTGACCGTGATGGGCACGACCGACCTGCACGGCAACATCTTCAACTGGGACTACTTCAAGGACGCGGAGTACTCCGACGCCAAGGGCAATGCCAAGGGCCTGTCGCGCGTCTCGACGCTGGTGAACCAGGTCCGCGCGGAGAAGGGCCGGCGTAACACGCTGCTCATCGACGCGGGTGACACGATCCAGGGCACCCCGCTGACGTACTACTACGCGAAGGTCGACCCGATCACCGCCAAGGGTGGTCCGGTCCACCCGATGGCGGCGGCGATGAACGCGATCGGGTACGACGCGGTGGCCCTCGGCAACCACGAGTTCAACTACGGCATCGAGACGCTGCGCAAGTTCGAGGAGCAGTGCGACTTCCCGCTGCTGGGGGCGAACGCGCTGGACGCGAAGACGCTGAAGCCCGCCTTCCCGCCGTACTTCATCAAGAAGTTCTGCGTGCCGGGCGCCCCGCCGGTGAGGGTCGCGGTCCTCGGTCTGACCAACCCCGGCATCGCGATCTGGGACAAGGCGTACGTCGAGGGCAAGATGGTGTTCCCGGGTCTGGAGGAGCAGGCCGCGAAGTGGGTGCCGAAGCTGCGCTCGATGGGTGCGGACGTGGTGGTCGTGTCGGCGCACTCCGGTTCGTCGGGGACGTCGTCGTACGGTGACCAGCTGCCGTACATCGAGAACTCGGCGGCGCTGGTCGCCCAGCAGGTGCCGGGGATCGACGCGATCCTCGTGGGGCACGCGCACACGGAGATCGCGGAGCTGCTCGTCACGAACGAGAAGACGGGCAAGAAGGTCGTGCTGTCGGAGCCGCTCTGCTATGCGCAGCGCCTGACCCTGTTCGACTTCGAGCTGGTCTTCGAGAAGGGCCGCTGGACGGTCGAGGCGGTCAAGGCGTCGGTGCGCGACTCCAAGACGGTCGCAGACGACCCGAAGATCACCAAGCTGCTGAAGGACGACCACGACATCGTCGTGGAGTACGTCAACCAGGTGGTCGGCACGGCCACCGAGAAGCTGACGACGGTCGAGGCGCGCTACAAGGACGCCCCGATCATCGACCTGATCACCAAGGTCCAGGAGGACGTCGTCAAGGCGGCGCTGGCGGGCACGGAGCACGCCGCGCTGCCCGTCATCTCCCAGGCCTCCCCCTTCTCCCGCACCTCGGAGATCCCGGCCGGCAACGTGACCATCCGGGATCTGTCGAGCCTGTACGTCTACGACAACACGCTGGTCGCCAAGCTGATGACGGGCGCGCAGATCAAGGCGTACCTGGAGTACTCGGCGCAGTACTTCGTGCAGACCGCCGCCGACGCGGCCGTCGACGTGGAGAGGCTGACGAACGCGGAGAACCGCCCCGACTACAACTACGACTACGTGTCGGGGCTGTCGTACGAGATCGACATCGCGCAGGCGGCCGGTTCGCGGATCAAGAACCTCGCCTACAACGGTGCCGCCCTCGACGACGCGCAGCAGTTCGTGTTCGCGGTGAACAACTACCGGGCCAACGGCGGCGGCGCGTTCCCGCATGTGGCGTCGGCCCAGGAGCTGTGGTCGGAGTCGACGGAGATCCGCACCCGGATCGCGGAGTGGGTGACCGCGAAGGGCGTGCTGGACCCGAAGGACTTCGCGTCGGTGGACTGGAAGCTCACGCGGAACGGCACGCCGGTGTTCTAGGCCCGGCGGCGTCCCCTGTCAGGAGCCTCAGATCCCGTCCAGGAGCGGTGTCAGCGTCTTCGGCTGACGTGCCCGCGGGATCCGGGGCTCCTGCTGTTGGAGGCCGAAAGTGGTGAACGCCGTACGGGTGGGGAGGGGGTAGGTCTCCTCGCCGGTGACGGAGTTGAGGATGGCGGCGCTGCGCCAGGCCGCGAGACCGAGGTCGGGGGTGCCGATGCCGTGGGTGTGGCGTTCGGCGTTCTGGACGTAGACGTTGCAGCCGGAGCCCGTGACGGACGGGTCCATGACCAGGCGGTACTGGTCGTCGATGCGCGGGCGCTCCTTGCTGTCGCGGCGCAGGTAGGGGTCGAGGCCGGCGAGGATGCGGCCCAGGGGGCGCTCGCGGTAGCCGGTGGCGAGGACGACCGCGTCGGTGGTCAGACGCGAGCGGGTGTTCTGGTGGATGTGCTCCAGGTGCAGCTCGACCTTGGTCGTGGCGATCCGGCCTGCCGTGCGGACCTGGACGCCGGGGGTGAGGACGGTGTCGGGCCAGCCGCCGTCCAGGGTGCGGCGGTAGAGCTCGTCGTGGATGGCGGCCAGGGTCTCGGCGTCGATGCCCTTGTGGAGCTGCCACTGCGAGGTGACGAGCCGGTCGCGGACCGGTTCGGCGAGGGCCTGGAAGTAGCGGGTGTAGTCGGGGGTGAAGTGTTCCAGGCCGAGCTTTGAGTACTCCATGGGCGCGAACGCCTCGGTACGGCCGAGCCAGTGCAGCCGCTCGCGCCCGGTGGGGCGGCGGCGGAGCAGGTCGAGGAAGATCTCGGCGCCGGACTGACCGGAGCCGATCACGGTGATGTGCTCGGCGGCGAGGAGCGTCTCGCGGTGGTCGAGGTAGTCGGCGGCGTGGATGACGGGCACGGTGGGAGCGTCGACGAGAGGCCTGAGCGGGTCGGGTACGTCCGGCTCGGTGCCGATGCCGAGGACGATGTTCTTCGCGTACGTACGGCCGAGCGCCTCGGCGTCCCCGCCGGGGTCGAGCTGGGTGTAGTCGACCTCGAAGACGTCACGCTCGGGGTTGAAGCGGACCGCGTCGACCTGGTGGCCGAAGGACAGCCCGGGGAGATTCTCGCAGACCCAGCGGCAGTAGGCGTCGTACTCGGCGCGCTGGATGTGGAAGCGCTCGGCGAAGTAGAACGGGAAGAGCCGGTCGCGGGTCCTGAGGTAGCTGAGGAACGACCACGGGCTGGCGGGGTCGGCGAGCGTCACCAGGTCGGCGAGGAAGGGGACCTGGATGCGGGCGCCGTCGATGAGAAGCCCCGGATGCCAGGCGAAGGCGGGCCGCTGCTCGTAGAAGACGGCGTCGAGTCCGGCGAGGGGGTGGGCCAGGGCGGCGAGGGAGAGGTTGAAGGGGCCGATGCCGATGCCGACGAGGTCGCGGGGGGTGTCGGGGTCGTGGTGTGGGGGGTCGGGTTGTGCGCGGGGGGCGTGCGCGGGGGTGGTCTGCCGGGGGTTGGGGTGCGGGGTTTTCGGGTGCGCGGCGGTCCCGGGGGTCGGGCGGGGGCCGGGGTCCGGTTCTGACCGAGGGCTCGGTTGCAGGTCCGCTCGCGGGGCGGTGTCAGGGCCTTCCTGGAGGCTCGTGCGGGAGCCGGGGCGGGAGCCGGTCTGCTGGGGGGTGGCGAGACGGGGGGTGATGTGAGCGGTGGTGCGGGGGTTGGTCTGGGGGCTCATCCGGGG containing:
- a CDS encoding SidA/IucD/PvdA family monooxygenase; the protein is MSPQTNPRTTAHITPRLATPQQTGSRPGSRTSLQEGPDTAPRADLQPSPRSEPDPGPRPTPGTAAHPKTPHPNPRQTTPAHAPRAQPDPPHHDPDTPRDLVGIGIGPFNLSLAALAHPLAGLDAVFYEQRPAFAWHPGLLIDGARIQVPFLADLVTLADPASPWSFLSYLRTRDRLFPFYFAERFHIQRAEYDAYCRWVCENLPGLSFGHQVDAVRFNPERDVFEVDYTQLDPGGDAEALGRTYAKNIVLGIGTEPDVPDPLRPLVDAPTVPVIHAADYLDHRETLLAAEHITVIGSGQSGAEIFLDLLRRRPTGRERLHWLGRTEAFAPMEYSKLGLEHFTPDYTRYFQALAEPVRDRLVTSQWQLHKGIDAETLAAIHDELYRRTLDGGWPDTVLTPGVQVRTAGRIATTKVELHLEHIHQNTRSRLTTDAVVLATGYRERPLGRILAGLDPYLRRDSKERPRIDDQYRLVMDPSVTGSGCNVYVQNAERHTHGIGTPDLGLAAWRSAAILNSVTGEETYPLPTRTAFTTFGLQQQEPRIPRARQPKTLTPLLDGI
- a CDS encoding bifunctional UDP-sugar hydrolase/5'-nucleotidase; translated protein: MPLNRRKFLTKSAVTGAGVAMAGAVTAPAAQAAETAKGSRPKKRYALTVMGTTDLHGNIFNWDYFKDAEYSDAKGNAKGLSRVSTLVNQVRAEKGRRNTLLIDAGDTIQGTPLTYYYAKVDPITAKGGPVHPMAAAMNAIGYDAVALGNHEFNYGIETLRKFEEQCDFPLLGANALDAKTLKPAFPPYFIKKFCVPGAPPVRVAVLGLTNPGIAIWDKAYVEGKMVFPGLEEQAAKWVPKLRSMGADVVVVSAHSGSSGTSSYGDQLPYIENSAALVAQQVPGIDAILVGHAHTEIAELLVTNEKTGKKVVLSEPLCYAQRLTLFDFELVFEKGRWTVEAVKASVRDSKTVADDPKITKLLKDDHDIVVEYVNQVVGTATEKLTTVEARYKDAPIIDLITKVQEDVVKAALAGTEHAALPVISQASPFSRTSEIPAGNVTIRDLSSLYVYDNTLVAKLMTGAQIKAYLEYSAQYFVQTAADAAVDVERLTNAENRPDYNYDYVSGLSYEIDIAQAAGSRIKNLAYNGAALDDAQQFVFAVNNYRANGGGAFPHVASAQELWSESTEIRTRIAEWVTAKGVLDPKDFASVDWKLTRNGTPVF